In Melospiza georgiana isolate bMelGeo1 chromosome 31, bMelGeo1.pri, whole genome shotgun sequence, the genomic window GATGGCAGGGATGATCCAGGTGATATCAGGGATGATCCAGGTGAGGGGCAGGGGCATCCAGGTGATATCAGGGATGATCCAGGTGAGGGGCAGGGGCATCCAGGTGATGGCAGGGATGATCCAGGTGAGGGCAGGGACATCCAGGTGATGGCAGGGATGAATCAGGTGAGGGGAGAGACATCTAGGTGAGGGTAGGGATGATCCAGGTGAGGGCAGGGACATCCAGGATGATGTTTGGGATGATCTAGGTGATGGCAGGGACATCCAGGTGATGGCAGGGATGATGCAGGTGAGGGTGGGGACATCCAGGTGATGTCAGAGATGATCTAAGTGAAGGCAGGGATGATCCAGGTGAGGGCAGGGGTGATCCAGGTGAGGGCAGGGGCACCAGCCTGGGGTGGGCACAGCTCGGTGAGGGCACCCTGGgtggcctggggacagcagcagctccaggtgggaattgcagccccagctctgtgccccagcaggTCCCCGCGCCGGCACCGCTCCAGCTCCTCGTCACCAGCACGGCCCAAGGAGCGCCGGGACGAGGAGAAGAAGGAGCTCAAGGACTCCAAGAAGGAGCGGCAGATCACAGGTGAGGGGGGATCTCCGTCTTGGAGCAcccctgggtgtcccagggccagcccagggacacctgggtTTTTGGGCATCCCAACATCCGTGTTTGCTCAATCCCCGATTTTCTCCCCCCAGAGGAGGATTTGCAGGGCAAGACAGAGGAGGAGATCGAGATGATGAAGATGATGGGGTTTGCCTCCTTTGATACCACCAAGGTGAGCGCCACTCCAGGGGCTCTGCGGTGCCAGCTGCCCTGTTTGGGGGTAATCCATGGGATTTTGGGGCGTTTCTCCTCAGGGGAAGAAGGTGGATGGTGCTGCCAATGCCTACGCCATCAACGTGTCCCAGAAGAGGAAGTACAGGTGTGTGTCCTGCTTTGGGATGGAGAGAGGAGGTTGTTTGGTGAGGTAGCTGTGGCCACGGTCTCACCCTGACCCAGCttccagggaaaatggaaatttgGTGAGGTTTAGACTCAGAAGCAGAGGTGAGAGCTCTCCAGATctccctgggaatggggaaatcAGGAGGATGAGGAGTGAGGGGCACCTTAGGAACAGCTGGGATGTGCCCAGCAAGGATCAGAGCAGAGGAAAGTGACCCTGCTCGCCTGCTTTGTCCCCAAAAACCACCCTGATTGTCAATTCTGCTCCCTTTCTGCTGGCAcctgggctcctctgcagcagctcctcactgggagccctcctgccctccttttGCTCAAATCCCTGGGGAGTTGAGTTCCCATGTGGGTTCCTCTGGGTGTTTTTGTCCCGATTTCCCCAGATTTGGGGCTGACTCTGGCTCCATCCTCGCCCAGGCAATACATGAACAGGAAAGGAGGATTCAACAGGCCCCTGGATTTCATCGCCTGACGCTGGCACAGGCTCCCACCACGGAAGGATTTCTCCTCCCTGCACTCTCCTGGGTGGCTTCTGTGCTGGATTCCAGTGGAATTTGGGTTATTCCTAACAAATCCCACACCCAGACCCACCACGAGTTCCCAGatatttgtttgttgttttttttttttacaacaaAGGTCAGTTTCTGGCTGggatttttgctgtgttttcccctgttttggtttgtttccctGTTAATAAAACCCCAgatgtattttttccttcaatttctATCATTCAGAGATAAAGTAGGGCCTGCATTCCCCCTTTCCCACAAATCCTTGGGGTTGACATGGATTTTGGGGAGCCCACATGGGGGCAGTGGGATTGGGGTGCTCTGGGTTTTGGGAGGGGATTTGGgtgctctgagccctgcctggggtTGGGGGTGGTTCTCGATTTGGGGGTCCCTACACAGGGGGACCCTGCCCGGGGGGTCTCGGTCCCCATCCTGAGTGTCTGTGTCCGAtggtccctgtccccatcccggggtccctgtccctgggttccctgtccccatcccgagggtctctgtccctgtccccatcccgagggtctctgtccctgtccccatcctgggggtctctgtccctgtccccatcccgggGTCCCTttctgggggtccctgtccccatcctgggggtctctgtccctgtccccatcccgggGTCCCTttctgggggtccctgtccccatcccgggggtccctgtccccatctcgggggtctctgtccctgtccccatcccgaGGGTCCGTATCCGGtggtccctgtgcccatcccgggGTCCCTttctgggggtccctgtccccatctcgggggtctctgtctctgtccctgtccctgcttaCGTTGCCCGACGTACCCgaggccccgccccctcccccgTCCGGCCTCGCCATTGGCTGAGCGGCAGGAAGTGAGTCAGGGCAGAGCGTGCGGCCAGCGGGGCGGGGCCGGTCGTGTGGGCGGGGCGCC contains:
- the SNRNP27 gene encoding U4/U6.U5 small nuclear ribonucleoprotein 27 kDa protein, translating into MGRSRSRSPPRRERRRSRSTSRDRDRRRRERSRSRDRDRRRSRSRSPHRRRSRSPRRHRSSSSSPARPKERRDEEKKELKDSKKERQITEEDLQGKTEEEIEMMKMMGFASFDTTKGKKVDGAANAYAINVSQKRKYRQYMNRKGGFNRPLDFIA